A window from Saccharomyces eubayanus strain FM1318 chromosome XIV, whole genome shotgun sequence encodes these proteins:
- the NMA111 gene encoding Nma111p — MTISLSNIKKRDHAEVSDGLSAETSPVKRKQLECATGEQDEDYTDHEVVIEPLHFANNNAAVLTDSENYLRWQNTISNVVQSVVSIHFSQVAPFDCDSALVSEATGFVVDAELGIILTNRHVVGPGPFVGYVVFDNHEECDVIPIYRDPVHDFGFLKFDPKKIKYSKIKALTLKPSLAKVGSEIRVVGNDAGEKLSILAGFISRIDRNAPEYGELTYNDFNTEYIQAAASASGGSSGSPVVNIDGYAVALQAGGSTEASTDFFLPLDRILRALVCVQNNQPITRGTIQVQWLLRPYDECRRLGLTSERESEARAKFPENIGLLVAETVLREGPGDGKIREGDTLISINDETISSFMQVDKIQDENVGNEVNLVIQRGGVEHNVVCKIGDLHSISPHRYVEVCGATFHELSYQMARFYALPIRGVFLSSASGSFNFDSKERVGWIVDSINNKETPDLDTFIEIMKTIPDRKRVTVRYHHLTDQHSPLVTSIYIDRHWCNEFRVYTRNDTTGIWDFTNVADPLPAEPLKPRSAKIIPIPIKNDEIAKLSSSLCTVATMAAVPLDSLSANIWKTSGLIVDAEKGYVLVSRRVVPHDCLDTFVTIADSLVVPATVEFLHPTHNFAVVKYDPKLVEAQVITPKLSATRMKRGDKLQFIGFTQNERIVTSETTVTDISSVSIPSNLIPRYRATNLEAISIDCNVSTRCNSGILTDNDGTVRGLWLPFLGERLENKEKVYLMGLDIMDCKEVIDILKNGGKPRMSIVDAGFGSLSVLQARIRGVPEEWITRMEQESNNRLQFITVSRVSYTEDEVHLETGDVILSVDDKLVIEMNDLNGVISSADGILPPTILNFKVVRDGNIVDLKIKTVEVKETDHFVIFAGSILQKPHHAVLQAMADVPKGVYCTFRGESSPAIQYGISATNFITHVNEIETPNLDKFLEVVKTIPDNSYCKMRLMTFDNVPFAISLKTNYHYFPTAELKRDNVTRRWIEKEFTGNSQSEK; from the coding sequence ATGACTATATCGTTGAGcaatataaagaaaagggaTCACGCCGAGGTTTCCGATGGACTTTCAGCTGAAACATCGCCCGTGAAGAGGAAACAGTTGGAATGCGCCACTGGAgaacaagatgaagacTACACAGACCACGAGGTTGTCATAGAGCCACTTCATTTTGCTAACAATAATGCTGCGGTGCTCACGGACTCAGAAAATTACTTGAGATGGCAAAACACTATTTCCAATGTGGTTCAATCAGTAGTCTCcattcatttttcacaaGTTGCACCATTCGACTGCGATTCTGCTTTGGTGTCTGAAGCTACGGGATTCGTGGTGGATGCCGAATTAGGTATCATCTTGACAAACAGACACGTTGTCGGACCGGGCCCTTTTGTAGGTTACGTGGTTTTTGATAACCATGAAGAGTGTGATGTTATACCGATTTATAGAGATCCTGTTCATGATTTCGGGTTCCTGAAATTTGACCCGAAAAAGATAAAGTACTCTAAAATTAAAGCTTTGACCTTGAAACCAAGTTTGGCTAAAGTCGGTTCCGAAATTAGAGTTGTTGGTAACGATGCCGGTGAAAAGTTAAGTATTCTAGCAGGTTTTATTAGTAGAATTGACAGAAATGCGCCAGAATATGGTGAGCTTACATATAACGATTTCAACACTGAATACATTCAAGCTGCTGCATCCGCCTCCGGTGGTTCAAGTGGGTCTCCAGTGGTAAATATAGATGGGTATGCAGTAGCCTTGCAGGCTGGTGGTTCAACAGAAGCATCcactgatttttttctaccaCTAGATAGAATTTTGAGAGCATTGGTTTGCGTTCAAAACAATCAACCTATCACTCGTGGTACAATCCAAGTTCAATGGTTATTGAGGCCATACGACGAGTGTAGAAGATTAGGTTTAACTTCAGAGAGAGAGAGTGAAGCCCGCGCCAAATTTCCCGAAAATATCGGTCTCTTGGTGGCAGAAACTGTCTTGAGAGAAGGCCCAGGTGACGGTAAAATTAGAGAAGGTGACActttaatttcaataaacGACGAAActatttcttcattcatGCAAGTAGATAAAATTCAAGACGAAAATGTGGGAAATGAAGTCAATTTGGTTATCCAAAGAGGTGGTGTCGAACATAACGTCGTTTGCAAGATTGGTGATCTGCATTCTATCAGTCCTCATCGTTATGTAGAGGTTTGTGGAGCTACTTTTCACGAACTGTCATACCAAATGGCAAGATTTTATGCATTGCCTATTCGAGGTGTATTTTTAAGTAGCGCATCAGGATCGTTCAATTTTGATTCAAAGGAAAGAGTAGGTTGGATCGTGGATTCtataaacaacaaagaaacaCCTGATTTGGATACATTTATtgaaataatgaaaaccaTTCCAGATCGTAAGCGTGTTACTGTACGATACCATCATCTCACAGATCAACATTCTCCCCTCGTTACATCTATTTACATTGACCGCCATTGGTGCAATGAATTTAGAGTATACACAAGAAATGACACTACCGGTATTTGGGATTTCACCAATGTTGCAGATCCACTTCCAGCTGAACCATTGAAACCACGCTCAGCCAAAATTATTCCTATTCCAatcaaaaatgatgaaatagCTAAActatcatcttcattatgTACGGTGGCCACAATGGCTGCAGTTCCATTGGATTCGCTTTCTGCAAATATCTGGAAGACATCTGGTTTGATTGTCGATGCCGAAAAAGGATATGTGCTTGTCTCCAGAAGAGTGGTTCCGCATGACTGTCTCGATACCTTCGTTACCATTGCAGACTCTCTTGTGGTTCCAGCTACAGTTGAATTTCTTCACCCAACTCATAATTTCGCCGTAGTCAAATATGATCCAAAATTGGTAGAGGCCCAAGTAATCACTCCTAAATTATCCGCCACAAGAATGAAACGTGGTGATAAACTTCAATTCATAGGTTTTACTCAAAATGAGAGAATTGTCACGTCAGAAACAACTGTCACTGACATTTCCTCTGTAAGTATCCCAAGTAATCTAATTCCAAGATATCGTGCTACTAATTTAGAAGCCATTTCCATTGACTGTAACGTCAGTACCAGATGCAATTCTGGTATTTTGACAGATAATGACGGTACCGTAAGAGGCTTGTGGCTCCCATTTTTAGGTGAACGattggaaaataaagagaaagtATATTTGATGGGTTTAGACATAATGGATTGTAAGGAGGTCATAGATATCCTGAAAAATGGTGGTAAACCGAGAATGAGTATAGTTGATGCTGGGTTTGGTTCACTTTCTGTTTTACAAGCTAGAATTAGAGGAGTTCCAGAAGAGTGGATCACGCGTATGGAACAAGAATCAAATAATAGACTACAATTCATCACTGTTTCTAGAGTGTCTTATACGGAAGACGAAGTTCACTTAGAAACAGGTGATGTCATTTTATCCGTTGATGATAAGTTAGTCATTGAAATGAATGATTTGAATGGGGTTATAAGCTCGGCAGATGGTATTTTACCCCCAACCATACTGAATTTCAAAGTGGTTCGTGACGGTAATATTGTAGATTTGAAGATCAAAACCGTTGAGGTCAAAGAAACTGATCATTTTGTAATATTTGCCGGTAGTATCTTACAAAAACCACACCATGCTGTTTTACAAGCAATGGCTGATGTCCCAAAGGGTGTCTACTGTACATTTAGGGGAGAATCATCACCAGCAATTCAATATGGTATCTCCGCAACGAACTTTATTACACATGTCAATGAAATTGAGACCCCCAACCTAGATAAATTTCTGGAGGTTGTCAAAACAATTCCAGACAATAGTTATTGTAAGATGAGATTGATGACATTTGACAATGTACCATTTGCTATTTCACTGAAAACGAATTACCATTACTTCCCAACCGcagaattgaaaagagacaaCGTGACACGTAGGTGgattgaaaaggaatttACCGGAAATAGCCAAAGCGAAAAATAG
- the ESBP6 gene encoding Esbp6p yields MSLQSNNYVSARSGMASEDASEVSSINSSLPASYSKEFAAGPAPLSDLQSTKSNDGSRGLSITRTLTSRFHDIKKAVDDDNAQTDEASADVNKLLESRFDVADALRLQHNESLQSDLNLPATHSTTAGASSSTQSVSPSSVRNDTTRHKTSMDSKLMRNRLCSASTKGSAKDLEAQGISEFEPDEPTVKRVFTNKSTGQLELPPDGGYGWVVTFCVFLTMFSTWGCNASFGVDLAYYLNHDTYPGASKYDYALIAGLTVCLGQILSPFVMALMRIIGLRTTMLFGNAVMLAGYILASFTTKLWQLYLTQGVMIGCSISLIFVPATTVLPGWFLKKRAVAMGVSLLGTGAGGVVYGLATNKMLSDFGDTRWCLRILGISCTLSILVATALIRERNPTPAVGLRSFRAMVGQLKAMFSLKVITKPFVSLIALWFMFALFAYNLMIFTLSSYAISKGLSSHNASTLTAILNGSQAIGRPIMGLAGDRYGRANVTIILTTLLAVYMFAFWIPAHTFLQLIFFSIMVGSCVGVANVMNTVLIADMVKPDEFLPAWAFVNYCGAPFLLVCEVIAQALTVEDDKSNPYLHTQIFCGCCFIAALILISILREYSIKLKLTERQATTNEQLQDWKTSDYDTDSANEDWSKLNKRKLKYDLLLGPGLKKYLMRMVYPMKV; encoded by the coding sequence ATGTCACTGCAATCGAATAATTACGTCTCTGCTCGCTCAGGGATGGCCTCCGAAGACGCATCGGAGGTCTCCTCGATAAATTCTTCATTGCCCGCATCCTACTCTAAGGAGTTTGCTGCTGGTCCAGCGCCTCTTTCTGATCTGCAAAGCACCAAGTCGAACGATGGCTCAAGAGGTTTGTCTATAACGAGAACCTTGACTAGCCGGTTTCACGACATCAAGAAAGCGGTCGATGACGACAACGCACAGACAGATGAGGCTTCTGCAGACGTCAATAAACTATTAGAATCGAGGTTCGACGTTGCCGACGCTCTTAGACTACAGCACAATGAGTCACTCCAATCAGATTTGAACCTCCCCGCTACACATTCCACTACTGCAGGCGCTTCCTCGTCCACGCAGTCTGTTTCTCCATCTTCTGTTCGAAACGACACCACACGGCACAAAACCTCCATGGACTCCAAACTTATGAGGAACAGGCTATGTTCAGCGTCCACCAAAGGCTCCGCCAAGGACCTCGAGGCCCAGGGAATATCTGAGTTCGAACCCGACGAGCCGACCGTAAAAAGAGTCTTTACCAACAAGTCTACCGGGCAGTTGGAGCTGCCTCCCGATGGTGGGTATGGCTGGGTCGTGACGTTCTGTGTCTTTTTGACCATGTTCTCCACGTGGGGGTGCAACGCATCTTTTGGTGTGGACCTGGCTTATTATCTGAACCACGACACTTACCCAGGCGCGTCGAAGTATGACTATGCCTTAATCGCGGGTCTTACTGTGTGTCTTGGTCAAATCCTGTCCCCTTTCGTGATGGCCCTGATGAGAATAATCGGTCTCCGGACTACCATGCTTTTTGGTAACGCCGTCATGCTTGCTGGATATATCTTGGCTTCTTTCACAACCAAGCTATGGCAATTGTATCTCACCCAGGGGGTCATGATCGGTTGTTCCATATCGCTAATTTTTGTTCCAGCAACAACCGTCTTACCAGGCTGGTTCTTAAAGAAAAGGGCCGTTGCGATGGGAGTCTCATTATTAGGCACTGGTGCCGGTGGTGTCGTATATGGCCTGGCCACAAATAAAATGCTTTCCGATTTCGGCGATACGAGATGGTGTCTTCGTATCTTGGGTATATCGTGTACCCTAAGTATTCTCGTTGCCACTGCATTAATTAGGGAAAGGAACCCCACCCCCGCTGTCGGCTTAAGGTCATTCCGAGCCATGGTTGGTCAACTAAAGGCaatgttttcattaaaagTTATAACAAAACCTTTCGTTTCATTAATTGCGCTATGGTTCATGTTCGCACTGTTTGCTTATAATCTGATGATTTTTACTCTATCTTCATATGCAATCTCGAAGGGTTTATCTTCACACAACGCCTCCACATTAACTGCCATTTTGAATGGTTCTCAAGCCATTGGAAGACCTATAATGGGTCTTGCCGGCGACAGGTATGGTAGAGCTAACGTAACCATCATTTTAACCACTTTGTTAGCGGTATACATGTTCGCGTTTTGGATTCCTGCACATACCTTCCTTCAactgattttcttttcaatcaTGGTTGGCTCATGTGTCGGTGTCGCTAACGTCATGAACACGGTCTTGATTGCTGATATGGTTAAACCAGATGAGTTTCTACCCGCCTGGGCCTTCGTCAACTATTGCGGTGCTCCTTTCCTGTTGGTTTGTGAAGTAATTGCTCAAGCTTTAACTGTGGAAGACGATAAAAGCAACCCGTATTTACATACGCAAATTTTTTGCGGTTGTTGTTTCATTGCTGCACtaattttgatttccatCCTTCGTGAATATTCTATTAAATTGAAATTAACAGAAAGACAAGCAACTACAAACGAGCAATTACAGGATTGGAAGACAAGTGATTATGACACTGATTCTGCTAATGAAGATTGGAGTAAGCTGAATAAGagaaaattaaaatatGACCTTCTTTTGGGTCCCggtttaaaaaaatacctAATGAGAATGGTATACCCAATGAaagtttaa
- the MRP35 gene encoding mitochondrial 54S ribosomal protein bL35m: MSLFNVLHPLLKGSNSFKPRLNQFLFNNVSAITIRTLMKTHKGTAKRWRRTGNTFKRGIAGRKHGNIGWSHRSLKALSGRKTANSSYLKHLKRLLPYH, encoded by the coding sequence ATGTCTTTGTTCAACGTATTACATCCGCTATTGAAGGGGTCCAATAGCTTCAAACCAAGATTGAACCAGTTTTTATTTAACAATGTTTCCGCAATCACAATAAGAACTCTAATGAAAACCCACAAAGGTACAGCAAAGAGGTGGAGGCGTACCGGCAATACTTTCAAAAGAGGCATAGCTGGTAGAAAACATGGTAATATAGGCTGGTCCCATAGATCCTTGAAAGCCTTGAGCGGAAGGAAAACAGCCAATTCATCTTATTTAAAACATCTAAAACGTTTACTACCTTACCATTGA
- the NAF1 gene encoding RNA-binding snoRNP assembly protein produces MSDDLFAKALENPDQDLQLELPKDDVDLELLGDDADEIKNDEAVEGSSSDSSDSESSGSEDASDAEEAGDEDGAEDEDQDEDEDEDPSSAGPIISKNEILEETVPDLPEDYEISDKTIITPIGVLKSAFENNIIIHATLSGEKRVLKEGSIFCLEDRTLVGLLAEVFGPLQNPFYRIRLPDSKMALFDDLKARLGEKAFIVTPDAHWIDTFELKRNRGTDASNGYDEELPEEEQEFSDDEKEALFKKMKKQQQQQQRKKRDNRKQPNDFDTTKVKKARQPRPTNLPKLVPPMGMNSNGSKGAALQHGYKSRNARENTKHDGNAAPSQNRPAQMPVRQQSPPPPQQQQQQVPVNNYPYLPQPNGMPYPPYPPFPQPSNFQYPAPPFGQVPPAQFPNAGPYNNVPPAYNNLPLPIQAPFMQMPQGQPPHPYGAPSMGQMQNPMYMQPPPQMPPQGNGNFQQVMELHQILLQQQQQQQQQQQQQQQQQQQQHEHQQEPRN; encoded by the coding sequence ATGAGCGATGACTTGTTTGCAAAGGCTTTAGAAAACCCGGATCAGGACTTGCAGTTGGAACTTCCCAAGGATGACGTTGATTTGGAGCTCTTGGGTGACGATGCGGATGAAATTAAGAACGATGAGGCTGTGGAAGGCAGTTCCTCCGACTCGTCTGATTCGGAATCGTCAGGCAGTGAAGATGCGTCTGATGCGGAAGAGGCCGGAGATGAGGATGGGGCTGAAGACGAGGATcaggatgaggatgaagacgaggatCCTTCATCCGCGGGCCCCATAATATCCAAAAACGAGATACTGGAGGAAACCGTTCCAGACTTGCCGGAGGACTATGAGATTTCTGACAAGACCATCATTACCCCCATAGGTGTCTTGAAGTCTGCgtttgaaaacaacatcATTATACATGCCACGTTGTCGGGTGAAAAACGTGTTTTGAAAGAGGGCTCCATCTTCTGTCTCGAGGACAGGACTTTGGTTGGGCTCTTGGCGGAAGTGTTTGGGCCCTTGCAGAATCCCTTCTATAGAATCAGACTGCCTGACTCGAAGATGGCCTTGTTTGACGATTTGAAAGCCCGGTTGGGTGAAAAGGCGTTCATCGTCACTCCGGATGCCCACTGGATAGACACTTTTGAGTTGAAGCGCAACAGAGGTACCGATGCGTCTAACGGGTATGACGAAGAATTACCTGAAgaggaacaagaattttCTGACgacgaaaaggaagccctcttcaagaaaatgaaaaaacagcaacagcagcaacagagaaagaaaagggacAACCGCAAGCAGCCCAATGATTTCGACACTacgaaagtgaagaaggCCCGTCAACCAAGGCCAACAAATCTGCCTAAATTGGTGCCACCAATGGGCATGAATAGTAATGGGAGCAAAGGTGCTGCGCTGCAACATGGGTACAAATCGAGAAATGCTCGTGAAAATACTAAGCATGATGGCAATGCGGCACCTAGCCAAAACCGCCCGGCTCAGATGCCAGTGAGACAGCaatcaccaccaccaccacaacaacaacaacaacaagttCCTGTAAATAACTACCCATATCTACCACAGCCAAACGGTATGCCATATCCCCCCTACCCCCCTTTCCCACAACCATCCAACTTCCAATACCCAGCYCCACCTTTCGGCCAAGTGCCACCGGCCCAATTCCCCAACGCAGGGCCATATAACAACGTGCCACCTGCGTACAACAATCTTCCACTTCCAATTCAAGCTCCGTTTATGCAAATGCCTCAGGGCCAACCGCCACATCCATATGGTGCGCCTTCCATGGGTCAAATGCAGAACCCGATGTATATGCAGCCACCACCTCAAATGCCACCTCAAGGGAATGGCAACTTCCAACAGGTGATGGAACTGCACCAAATACTTTtgcagcaacagcaacagcaacagcaacagcaacagcaacagcaacagcaacagcaacagcaacacGAGCATCAACAGGAGCCACGTAATTAG
- the SPC98 gene encoding Spc98p: MELEPSLYGIIEALAPQLLSQTNLRAFVSDVVSLLRSPTKSVSQLSPLIDFHKLQSSDSTEATIMWHKIEKFLDALFGIQNTDDMVKYLSVFQSLLPSQGRARATQTSNGLNTENLANHDHLLSPVRAPSIYTEASFENMDRFSERRSMISSPNRYVPSLTYNSVTLRQLSDPYYVNTIPEEDILKFVSYTLLATTSALFPFDREQIQIPSKIPNFESGLLHLIFEAGLIYHNLGSKVEKFRMSNISPMKKALIIDISEELRNYTAFVNNLVSSGTVVSLKSLYREIYENIIRLRIYCRFMEHFEELSGDTFLIELNIFKSHGDLTIRNIAANLFDSMIALYYEYLMNWLTKGLLRATYGEFFIVENTEISGDADFIYHIPIELNQERVPNFIPKKSAYKIFMIGKSYIFLEKYCKEIQWTNEFSKKYHVLYQSNSYKGISTGFFDIINDQYSEIVNYTNHVLNQKFHYKDVVFALKDILFMGKSDFMDMLIEKASDILITPSDSLPNYKLTRLLQEAVQLSSLRHLMNNSSNGSVIDGLDARVLDLGHGSVGWDVFTLDYILHPPLSLVLNVNRPFGRKEYLRIFNFLWRFKKNDYFYQKEMLKSNNIIRSFKKIRGYNPLIRDIINKLSRISILRTQLQQFNFKMESYYLNCIIDENFKEMTRKLNYTEKKDQNQFDLITLKDGTIELNGILRPKVSVLADSSSSRAQQYKVERSLNIDELESLHNVFLTNILSHKLFATNINEINVGDYSGQPYPTSLVLLLNSVHEFIKIYSRLNEVAYEIFIKTNLNDHEASNGLLGSLNTMLKEVVDQYKNFKDRLYIFRADLKNDGDEELFLLSKSLR; this comes from the coding sequence ATGGAACTAGAGCCCAGTCTTTATGGAATAATAGAGGCATTGGCTCCTCAATTACTGTCGCAGACGAACTTAAGGGCATTTGTATCCGATGTTGTCAGTTTGCTACGATCCCCTACCAAATCAGTAAGTCAATTGAGTCCTCTGATTGATTTTCATAAACTACAATCATCAGACTCGACTGAGGCAACAATTATGTGGCacaagattgaaaaatttctcGATGCTTTGTTTGGGATCCAAAATACAGATGATATGGTAAAGTACCTCTCTGTTTTCCAATCTTTGCTCCCTTCACAAGGCAGAGCGAGAGCCACGCAAACTTCCAATGGGCTGAATACGGAGAACTTGGCCAACCATGATCATTTATTAAGTCCCGTCCGAGCGCCAAGTATATACACAGAagcttcttttgaaaatatggATAGATTTTCAGAAAGGAGGTCTATGATATCTTCACCTAATCGTTATGTTCCCTCTTTGACTTATAACTCAGTTACTTTAAGACAACTATCAGATCCCTATTATGTTAACACTATACCCGAGGAAGATATTCTGAAATTCGTGTCGTATACTCTACTCGCCACCACGTCTGCGCTATTTCCGTTCGATCGCGAGCAAATACAGATTCCATCTAAGATACCGAATTTTGAAAGTGGCCTTTTacatttaatttttgaGGCAGGTTTAATATATCATAATTTAGGCTCTAAAGTAGAGAAATTTAGAATGTCAAATATCTctccaatgaaaaaagcaTTAATCATTGACATCTCAGAAGAGCTGCGAAATTACACAGCGTTTGTAAACAATTTGGTCTCTTCAGGGACAGTGGTGTCATTGAAATCATTATATCGTGAAATATatgaaaatataataagGCTTCGAATATACTGTAGATTCATGGAACACTTCGAGGAATTAAGTGGGGACACCTTTTTAATTGAGTTAAACATCTTCAAGTCTCATGGAGATCTTACCATAAGAAATATAGCAGCTAATCTGTTCGATTCAATGATTGCTCTTTACTACGAGTATCTAATGAATTGGCTGACCAAGGGTCTACTGCGGGCCACCTACGGagaattttttattgtcgAAAACACTGAAATAAGCGGTGATGCTGATTTTATTTACCATATCCCCATAGAACTCAATCAAGAAAGAGTTCCAAATTTCATACCGAAAAAGTCAgcatataaaatatttatgATTGGTAAATCATACATTTTCCTAGAAAAATACTGTAAGGAGATCCAATGGACAAACGAATTCTCCAAAAAGTATCATGTTTTGTACCAAAGCAATTCTTATAAGGGAATATCTACTGGATTTTTTGACATTATAAATGACCAGTACTCTGAAATTGTTAATTACACTAACCATGTCCTAAATCAAAAGTTTCATTATAAAGACGTGGTGTTTGCATTAAAAGATATCCTCTTTATGGGTAAATCCGATTTTATGGATATGTTGATAGAAAAGGCTAGCGATATTCTAATAACACCGTCGGATTCATTGCCAAACTATAAACTAACAAGACTCTTACAAGAAGCTGTCCAGCTTTCTTCCCTAAGGCACTTGATGAATAACTCTTCTAATGGTTCGGTCATTGATGGATTAGATGCGAGAGTGCTTGATCTAGGACATGGATCGGTAGGTTGGGATGTTTTTACTTTGGACTACATACTACATCCTCCATTAAGTTTAGTGTTAAACGTGAACCGTCCTTTTGGTAGAAAAGAGTATCTaagaattttcaattttttatggcgatttaaaaaaaatgattacTTCTATCAAAAGGAAATGTTAAAGAGTAATAACATAATTAGATCgttcaagaaaatcagAGGTTATAATCCCCTCATCCGTGACATTATCAACAAACTTTCTAGAATTAGTATATTAAGGACACAATTACAACAGTTCAACTTTAAAATGGAATCGTATTACTTGAACTGTATTATAGACgaaaattttaaagagaTGACCAGAAAATTGAACTAcacagaaaaaaaggatcaAAATCAATTTGATTTAATCACGTTGAAGGATGGGACCATCGAACTAAATGGAATTCTACGGCCGAAAGTCAGCGTATTAGCAGACTCATCAAGCAGTAGAGCTCAACAATACAAAGTCGAAAGATCGTTGAATATTGACGAATTGGAAAGTCTACATAATGTGTTTTTGACGAATATTCTTTCTCATAAACTTTTCGCAACTAATATAAATGAGATAAATGTTGGCGATTATTCCGGTCAACCATACCCAACCTCATTAGTTCTACTTTTGAATTCCGTTCATGAATTCATTAAAATTTACTCCCGTTTGAACGAGGTTGCATACGAAATATTCATCAAAACGAATCTAAATGACCATGAAGCTTCTAATGGGTTATTAGGAAGTTTAAACACAATGTTAAAGGAAGTCGTCGATCAGTACAAGAACTTCAAAGACAGACTATATATCTTTAGAGCAGACTTAAAAAATGATGGCGACGAAGAACTATTTTTGTTGAGCAAATCGTTACGGTAA